In Anopheles bellator chromosome 2, idAnoBellAS_SP24_06.2, whole genome shotgun sequence, the genomic stretch ACAAGTAACTGCACGCACGCCGAACGCCGTTGCGTGCGTGTTAACCACACCATCGTTCGCGTGTGTTGGCGCGCTTTGTTGTGGTTCGGGGCCTATCTTGGGCTGTGGTAAACAAACGGCGCCTTAAGCTAGCGAAAGACCCCCGTGGCAACGGCCGCCGTCAGGCGGATAATATGTTATCTCCACGACGACCGCGCGACGATGAGActcttgttgttgtgttgtggttgGTGCAGACTCTGGCGGCGCCAGGTACGATTGGTGGTCGTCCTCCAAATGGGATTTCCAGCGTCTATCGCGCCGTCGACATCAAACAGCCATGTCGTCGACTTTATGGGATTGTAAATTGCAGCGCTCCGTGGGGGGGCGAAGGAACATATTCGGGGAGGATGCGATTTTTTCGATCACCTCCTTGCGCGTGACGTAGACCGGAAGTCTACGCGAACTTATCGGCGGACTACGTGTGTTTATTGATCCCAGTAAAatgggctgttcaataagttctttgcctcgatatgaaaaacacatttttatggtttgaaatacattttacTATTCAGTGTAGgacttcctgaacatcaatgcacttgttccaaggagaaTCCAATTTAGGAATTCCGTCCCCGAAGTGAAAAACAGGAAAGGCTACAAAATACGTTTCCGCAGATCtcgtgacgtcatcatttgataaaaaaaacgcttttcacgaaaacagatggaagtcgttaggggccaaatctgctAAATACGGTGGATGTTCCAATAATTCGATGGATTTTTGCCCTTTTCAAAATGCTTTTGTGACGTCTTGCATTGTCCTCAGGAAAaagaattttcttcttctgcaaacgGCGTGtttttttcatgaattttctTCTTAagttggtctaaaaggttacaagaATATTCagaattgattgttttatcagtttgtaAGCAGTCAACAAGCAGCATTCCTTTTCCAGTCCAAAAAACTGAACACTTGGACTATTTCTGAACTcctttcggagccgaagaatcaggttcacaccactctttagccacttgttttgattgaagATCATGGTGATAAAACCAAATCTCACCCACAGTGATGATTCATTGCACAACATCCATTTTATCCTTCTCAAAATGTTAAATCTCTCTTCGTGTTTCGACAGTTTCTCAATACGAaattctgtattttttctacgattggtgttgtgtctgttttttgactTTTtagacgtggatcgtcttgagGGCTAGTACGACCGAATTTAAACTCAGAAAAcccgaagagtccttatacactttcaacattcgttcacactattcctttgcttttaaacattgtaaaaaaattaaatcactgcacgatgcttgcacgtcgatactaaatggtttgtaaaaaagaattgaaatgaatgaaacttcacaccaattgaaatgaaacttcacatacgttcatttgaagagtttATCAATatcacaaaaaatattatactcgcagcagcgccctctggtatcgaaccgcaaaactcaGTATAGACCGTAGTATTTTGGGCCATTAAAGTGAGGCGCGTGCTGGAATGCTTGGCCTGTGGAAGAATATCTGCCCTCCACCTCCCCTTTCCTGGCCGGCCGCGTCCGGATTCTTGGAGTCCGGGGTTCTCATGACTTTCACATAACCCCCCCAtttgagtgtttttgtttattgtttactaTCTGGTGGCGTGGCGAAATTGAATGGAGGGACTCGCTGAGTGAGGCATTCAACACGCTGTGGCTTCTCACACGCCCGGCTGCGATTTCCCCGCAACCTGCCAAAGGGTGAAAGTTGTGGAGGTCGTTATCAGCACGGGGTCGATGTCGCCAAAGGGCGGgcacccgccgccaccccaCAGAGTCAGTCAATCAACCacgcaacgcgcgcgcgcacagcaACTGCGCGATTGACGCGCGATTATCTTCACGCTCGgctcccaccaccaccaccgggctgATGGccgattttcccggccccggtgaaATTTGTctaattaaaatagttttccctcggcgcgcgcgcgcgggctgCAGTAGCGCACCCTCCATTGTttcgccggtcggtcccggCCTAATCGCGGAATCTGGTTCCCAAAGGCGCTGTTGTTGCGACAATAAATTTCCGAATCGCCCGTCGAGTTACGCCTTCAAGCGAATTCTTAGTGCCCACGGCAGAGTAGTGGGAAACTTCGAGAGGTCCCGAGAAGAAGTCTCGCGCGAAGAGCGCACAATGCGCGCGCGGCGCACACGGAAACCgaactcaaaacaaaacaacaatgcgcggcggcggcggcggacgggTGTGTTTGGCGCATTAAAATCACATTTGGAGTCACGCACCACACACCCCGGAGTTGGCCGTCGGCCGATTTTCCCATCGCTTTCTCTCGCGCAAAGGGGCGCACACCGCGTAAAGTGTTGAGATTTATGGTAACAACCATCTCGGCTCTAATCATTGAACCTTTTTTGCCGACCGCCGAGCccatggccattttttgcttctgcaAATCCTTTGGCTACCCCTGACAACACGACGGAGGCTTAACGTGCTTAACGGAGGTGTTCCGAACCCGAGTtatccccggccccggccagttTGGGCTTTGATCTCGACGGTCGAAAACCCGTCCGATTGACCACACAGAGGCCCTGAACCCTGGGCCTCCGGTTGGCCCAGTTTCCTGAGCCGGCAGGTATTAAATTTGGCTTCCCCACAAATCCAGCGCTTAAATCCTCTCCTTAAAGACCTTTCGCTCCTTTGAAGGAAGAAGGGACCCATTCAAGCGTTCCAATATTGCTCCGGCCGGCTCCATCGGGgggtttgcttgttttgtggAATTATCGATCCGATGGGAGGCCACTACCACCCCGGTCGGGTTGGGATTATTTGCTCGGATTCCCTTAACCATGTCCGCTGTCATGAATTTATTGCTAACCGCGCTCTGTCCGCTTGTTCTCTCGTCCTACAGACCACAATTAAAATCTACACCGCGTGCCTGCGCCAGGACATCGAGTACAAGACGCTGGGCATCTCGTACGACGCGACGAGCAAGAGTGTGGTGCAGCAGGTTCTGCGAAGGTAAGCTCTCCGCGGTTTCGAGGCCTGTAAATGCCTTTTAACGTCTAACACTTTCCGTTCCCGGCTTCTCGCGATTTTTAGATGTAAAATGCGCCATCGGGATCCCCGGCTGTTCTACCTGACGATGGAGGTCACCGTTCGGCGGCCGGGCGTGAAATCGCTGCTCGAACTGGACGACGAAGCCCGCCCCGCCCTGCTCCAGGCCTGCCACCCGAAGGGGGACTCCAGGTAAGCGGCCCGGTTCAATCGAACTTAAATCGAAGCCCCCAAAGAGCCCTACTAATGAAGGCCGTCCTCTATCTGCCGACAGATTTTGCCTccaacaaaaaccgggcgGGTTGATCCGGGTCCACACGTCCGCCCTGCAGCCCAACTCGCAGTACAAGTCGCTGCTCATTTCCGAGGACACCACCTCAGACGagctgctgtcgctgctgctgtcctgCTACAACTCGCTCGAGCCGGTCGAGCAGTTCTCGCTGTACGAGGTCTGCCCCGGCCAGGAGTACCAGCGGAAGCTGCACCCGGACGATCTGCCCCTCAAGACGCAGCTGCAGCGTCAGCAAAAGGGCGAAATCATGCACTTCCTGGTGCGCCGCAATCCCAACTATCCGCGGCGCCGTCAGCTgctggccaccatcaccgagtCGAAGCACTTCATCCTGAACGCCGCCGGACTCGTCGAGCCAACGCCGGCAGtgacccaccaccaccaccgactcTCGCTGCACGGCGGGAGCTTCTCGCTagggcccaccaccaccggaaccacctcCTTCATCTCGGACATCGTGGACGGCCTGTCGTCGCTGAACGATCTGCCGGCGGAGACGAAAAGTTTGCGTCTCAAGGAAGCCTTCTATCGGCCGTCGCTGGACGACTCGATCGCATCAACCGGTTCGACCGATTCGGGCGATTCGGTCGATTCCACCGaatcgtcctcctcgtcctcgtcatcgtcctgtTCCTCGTTTTCGTCCCTCTCGTCCGATTCGTCCACCTCCTCGACGGCGTCCTCCTCGGCGTCCGACGATGGCAGAACTAATGAGCACCCGCCAGACGAGACTTGCGCTACGCTTCGCCGGCACCACCCGAACGGCGGAACCCTTACCCGGAGCACTGGCACCTTCAAACGCGACCAgctgaacaacaacaacaacaacaacgaggaCTCCAGCCCCTGCCACCAGTGCCCGGCGTCGGTGTCGACTTCCGGCGTAGCGTGGCGCCATTCGGAACCGCCAGCAGCCAGTGCGGAACCGCCCGAAATCAAGTGTAAAAACAGCGCCCAAAGcctgctgccaccaccgcgccCGGCCAAGTCGTCCAGCATGCTGGCGGCCCTCAGCAAACCCTCGCTGCCCCTCTCGGTGCTGGCCGCCCCGTCGTACAGTCCGGTGTACAACATTCGCGAAATCCGAACCGTGAGCCAATCGTTCTCCTCGCTCGGCATCGACAAGAAGCTGGCGGACATCCGAGGTGCGCGTGGCGAGCAGCCCGCTGCCCCTCCGCTTCGCAGCCCGCTCGTGAAGGAAATGGTCAACACCGATCCGGCGAAAGGCGTTGGTAACTTCGTGTACATCTAAGCATGCGTGTTTTTTGGagtacatttttatcgtcCTAGTCTTGGTAGAGTAATGAGGCGCAGGGGGGATGCCTTGAAGAAACGGCTATCTAAACCTATCGTAAAAACCTAAGAGACCTGAAAAGCCAGCTAAAGCTTTTCGAAGGACAACACGGCGTCTTTGGGCCGATAAGAGGCGGCCAGcaacacgccgccgccggggacAGGGCTGGCTTTGGAAAGAGTTAGTCGACCAAGACCAAGGGGGATTGTACAGATTACCAGTTAGCGGAAAGCGTGGCGTTGTAAACAACCGCCACGGTGGACCGCCACGCGGTCCACcaatgcaaacaaacggaGGCTTAGCGGACACAGAATGTTTGGTCGCAaagaaggatgaaaaattggaTCCCAATGGCGGAGTGGCGGAGAGTTTTCAACGTGGGAACCAATCtgagcgcgcgcccgcgcgctgTATGCCAAAgagacattttttttatattaaatagCCGCTAGAGATTATCGTAAGAGCTGCCAGATCGGGGAGAGGAAGCGAGATAGGAGACCATTACGCCAAAGCCCACACAACAGCCCAGCCCCCCCGTTAGCCCAAAATATCCGGGACCATCCCGTGTCCCGTAAAGGAGCCGGACAGAGGGCGGTCCGGTGTACGCAGCAGAAATACCAAATGAACATTGAATTTTAACCAGAACCCCCAGAATGCGCTTCACGACTTTTTCCATACGCGTCTTTATGTTATTCTCACTATTGCTGCAATATTGTTCTTTTCCAAATATTCAATTTATCTTTGTTGTGTCAGTCACTCTCAGCGTAAATAattattctctctttctagaTGTTTATGACacttttattacattttaagTAAGTTATGAAACAAATATAACGTCAAACTATGGAACATTTTTAACCCCTCGGTGTGTTTATTACATGATGTTACCCTCGATGACCCTGTCCGTCACTGCGAAACATCGAATTTTCTTCGagaaaaatcacaaaccaCTTGTCGAATGCCAACGCACGGGGCATCTCAAGAGTGTGGAGTGGACGAAAAACAGTTACAACACGCGTCCCGCGGTCCCAATTAGCCTCTAAACTGACAgctttgcgttgcgttttatCATGCGATAAAATCCAGACGTAGGGCAAAAGGGTTCGCTCATTGATGAACCTTCAACAGATGAAGCGCATCCGTTTCCACTTGAACCAGGGTCGAAGCTCGAAGACGACGAATTTACACCATCGCGCTAAGATGGAACAAACATTATCCGGAGTGCAGTGTTTGAAGAGGATCGTGCGGTGCAGTTTATCGTTTGGTGATTAACAAACGCTGCACTGGCTCCGGACGAGGACACGCAAGAAAAGTCCTGGCTGCGGCGCGATTCTAGCTTGCCGTTCGTTCATTGTCTCGTGGTTACGTGTTGTGGTTACGGCTGCTGGGTGAATGTTTGGTGTGACTTCGGTCAGTCCGCCAGCATCCTTCCAGATGCTTATCCTTTTACGGGGCGAAGGATTTGGGGCACTGAGCAACTTTCTCCGGCTTACGACGCTGGCGGGGATgccattgcatttgcattagCACCAAGCAGATGCTAAGAAATTCATCAAAGTTTCGAAGAATGCTCAACCAAGGAACTTCGCCTCCGCCAAACATAATTTACCCGTGCTCCGGGGCGGCACCGCGAGTTTCTCGACGCATTAAGCAAGATAGTGTGCACCGAAACTATGCTTCAAACTTTTCCTATTTTCCCAGATTTCGGAGGCCTCGAACGCTGCCAGTCGTTCGTGGTCGATTGCGCACGAATAGAGCCGTAATTTCAGTCCCCCAGCGCTGCGACAGAGAATCCCAAAGTTTGCGCCGTGTTTTggtattttcttcttcgtcactTCCAAATGTGTTTGTTCGTCCCGGCCCAAGATTTCTAATGCAGCGCGTCTGTTGCATTTCCATCCTGAAGGATGACTTTACGCCCACACAGGAGAAGGATCTTGAAATGAGGTTCTTGTTCCCTCGACGGGGTTTCCGGTGTTTGCGGGAGTTCGTAATgaaggtaaatatttatgaaaacattCTACGAACGCACACAGCAACAGTTTTAAATAAACGGCGGTGTTTGAGTTTGGAGAAGGACAGCAAGAGCGATTAAGGGACCAAAATTATCTTTCGGATATCCCTTCACTTGGTGTCAAATGTGTCCAGTTTCTTACAGAACTTTGAGAAAGGGTATTTGAATGTCAGGATTTCGAAAGATTTTGAAATGAAGTTGAATTCCAACAAGCAGATGGTACTGACACAATACTCAGTCTTTTTTTACTCATAATTTTCATAACattgtgaaatttattcatccaGATGAGAGTTTATCATATGCTCAATATTGGGCGATATCGTCCAACGCATATGCGAAAGGAGCGGATATGCACGGAGAGGGAGCAGGCCAAGGAGGCATTTGTCGGACCCTGGTCGAGACGGAAACCTGAGCCGATCACTACTTCGTTCGATCTTGAAACCAGTACCGAAAAAATGAGCAATTTCTTAAAACATCTGAAACCCAAAAACTctaaaacatataaaaatatcaaaatcaCCAGCTagtaatgaataaattaagaCAGGATGTGTTTGTTGAGATTAATGTCTCGTCTCGTCCCTTGACATTGATGGATAGAATTAAGGGGTTGCGGAGCCCTTAACCCTGCACTTCAAGCAAACCAAGCCAATGTAACGCAACAAAAGCATATTACATAAGGACGAAGAGCTTTCGACGGTATCTAAAAACTAAAAGTCAGATAATCCAGCagacatttttgtttaattgattcttcataattaataaaatgcaTTTGTGAAAAGGCATCGGCGAGATGGTAGCTGAGCTCGTAAAAAATGATTCTCAAATGCAGCGCACCGATGAATGCACCGATCCGTCAGCAGCGACTCAACCGCGCTGCTGGGCGTCCCGAAGGTCGGCGGTGCTGGCAGGACCCGCAGGACCTTCTAGCTCACTGGCGCGATCGCTCGCGACCTCTTCAAGGTGGACAAAATGAGGGGTCCAAATTTGCCATCATCGGCGACCTTTCCGTCGACTGCGTCCGCCAAGGCCAAGGATGTGATCGAGAACGAGCTCGTCGCGCGGAGCTTCGAAAAGGAGATCACTCCAGACCTTTATGGGCCGCTGCCTGATGGGGGTCGGCTGTTCATTGTGGTGCTTCTTCAAACGGCctgtatttgtttcgaaagaaaTGGTGAAAGAAAGTAAGGTAAGACTCGTagcaaagaaacgaaacaaaatcagTTTCCTTCGGAAGGTTCAGGGAAATCATTTGGGAAAACGCCTATCTCGCTTCTCTTCTCGACCTGACGCAGAGGTTTTCGCAAGCTGCGCCACCTCTTAGTCCATCCACTGTCTTGGGCGGTTCCGTTCCttcttccggtttccgtgGCATGCGAAAACCACAGCGCGAGTGGcgttttcccaaatgttttccctgctgcttccgacggaaactgattttctttcgttttcattgTATTTATAGAAAATTGTGTACGATACAGCTTCAAAGGCATAATTAAACGATCCAACAACGAtccaatgttgttgttgttacagTAGTTGCtcatgtttaatttatttctttgatTGCTTGGAGCTTGACTAAATAAACTGCATTCTTTGTAGGTTATTTATATCCGAAATTTACATTTGCTTGATTTATCATGGATGCTATTCGAAATATACGACCAATGATACTATTAATACCATCGACCTCAACAATGCCACCCATTCTTTTTGTGTGCCTTTGCTAGtttcaaacttttcgctttccgcctTGCAATTGATAGTTTGTACGTTTTGTCTAGTAATTGTTTTTGTCGAAATTCCGCTCACAAATTTATTCCCCTGAATAATCACGGAATGCATTTTATATAAGCAACGATGCCATCTTCGACTTCCATTTAAATTCATCACCACCGAATGACTCTTGTTTAAACATCGCTAAAATAAGCAccacgaaccgaaaaccggcgcAGGAACTGCGACGGCGGTAAACAAACGGGGAACGGGGATAGGATATTTACTGCACTTCCGGCGTCGACGCCGCgagtcgccgtcgccggggatgggccgccgccgggcactCTTTTAATAAACACGATTTATTCTAATAACAAAACCTTTTATTCCGCTCCAGTATCCGCGCCGAGTTGCAGCAATAAAACCAAGAGATGCAACATGGCGCGATGGGGCAATGAggattaaaaatgcatcccTTTTTCCTGCGCCAGCGAACCGAGGCACCGGGGTCACTTCCCGTGCACcgtgtttacaaacaaatgaagaaTTATGTAAATCGggccataaaaatgaatattttttacacTTCCCTGCCCTTGCCCAACGGTGTAGATTAGTTTTGTTCGAGTTCAGATTTGTCTGGCTCCAGGACCACCCCGGACGGTAAGTCGACGAAAGACGGGTTCCGGTCGATATCCGGTGCCGTCTTTGAGACCTTATGCTATGAAGCGACGGG encodes the following:
- the LOC131210810 gene encoding uncharacterized protein LOC131210810; translated protein: MLKHVQISPMRSRSDSLSMRSSTSCASSLCGSPEPPSDQLRSHSRASSYSSLNETIPQTTIKIYTACLRQDIEYKTLGISYDATSKSVVQQVLRRCKMRHRDPRLFYLTMEVTVRRPGVKSLLELDDEARPALLQACHPKGDSRFCLQQKPGGLIRVHTSALQPNSQYKSLLISEDTTSDELLSLLLSCYNSLEPVEQFSLYEVCPGQEYQRKLHPDDLPLKTQLQRQQKGEIMHFLVRRNPNYPRRRQLLATITESKHFILNAAGLVEPTPAVTHHHHRLSLHGGSFSLGPTTTGTTSFISDIVDGLSSLNDLPAETKSLRLKEALSSSSSSSSSCSSFSSLSSDSSTSSTASSSASDDNNNEDSSPCHQCPASVSTSGVAWRHSEPPAASAEPPEIKCKNSAQSLLPPPRPAKSSSMLAALSKPSLPLSVLAAPSYSPVYNIREIRTVSQSFSSLGIDKKLADIRGARGEQPAAPPLRSPLVKEMVNTDPAKGVGNFVYI